The following proteins come from a genomic window of Sulfitobacter indolifex:
- a CDS encoding DUF4214 domain-containing protein — MTIQVTVVDATDSRPPLGPGSYSGRPFIDPNSVSFTLPADSPGNVALSKLFVLDGTYAGYTAYYKGIVTSGSATLHIYTSLGSGGNPSRSDEVLRVDWATGNTPSPWLIIEFDGPDRPSVEEFISQSIFGYSDILASADTINGVATEGDVIPDNGADVDLIGTAGDDRLEGVEGDDHIDGRYGNDTLLGAGGDDNLEGGAGDDFLNGGLGEDAAIFLGNASSFTIRFSKTGDVTVSDRVGAEGVDTLTGIEQIVFSDRTFDLGQFASLAALSEAEFITLTEIYVAYFNRAADAEGLYFWADKLAEGMDVSTIAGYFSQSAEAKALYPDPADTFAFVNSVYTNVLGRVPDAAGLEFWTTALNGGSIPPESFVLNIIGGAQGADISYLSSKTDLGVYFSAIKGMSDVSDAQEVMSVFGNQATSNLAGAKLEIDSHYADAISSSDGDFLFSLVGVVSDPFESWI, encoded by the coding sequence ATGACTATCCAAGTAACCGTGGTCGATGCGACAGATAGTAGACCCCCTTTGGGGCCAGGCAGCTATTCTGGTCGACCGTTCATTGACCCTAATAGCGTTTCGTTCACACTTCCAGCGGACAGTCCCGGAAATGTGGCTCTCAGCAAGCTGTTCGTGTTGGACGGTACCTATGCAGGTTATACCGCTTATTACAAAGGTATCGTTACTTCAGGAAGCGCAACGCTTCACATCTATACCTCCCTTGGGAGCGGCGGGAATCCTTCGCGTAGCGACGAAGTGCTTCGTGTAGATTGGGCCACGGGAAACACGCCCTCGCCATGGTTGATTATTGAATTCGATGGTCCTGATCGACCTTCCGTTGAGGAATTTATTAGCCAAAGTATTTTTGGCTACTCAGATATTCTGGCGAGTGCAGATACTATAAATGGTGTTGCGACAGAGGGCGACGTCATACCTGATAATGGGGCAGACGTTGATCTGATCGGAACTGCCGGTGATGACCGTTTAGAAGGCGTTGAGGGCGATGACCACATTGATGGGCGATATGGGAATGACACCCTGCTAGGGGCCGGCGGCGACGACAATCTTGAAGGCGGTGCAGGAGACGATTTCCTGAATGGCGGTTTGGGCGAAGACGCGGCGATATTCCTGGGGAATGCTAGCTCGTTCACTATCAGGTTCTCTAAAACTGGTGACGTAACGGTCAGCGACCGTGTTGGAGCCGAAGGGGTAGATACTCTCACCGGTATAGAGCAAATAGTATTTTCGGACAGAACTTTTGACCTTGGCCAGTTCGCAAGCCTTGCAGCGCTTAGCGAGGCCGAGTTTATCACTCTCACTGAAATATACGTTGCCTATTTCAATCGGGCAGCGGACGCTGAAGGTCTATATTTTTGGGCCGATAAATTAGCAGAAGGCATGGATGTGTCTACGATTGCTGGCTATTTTTCACAATCCGCTGAAGCAAAAGCGTTGTATCCTGACCCAGCAGATACGTTCGCTTTTGTAAACTCTGTCTATACGAACGTCCTGGGGCGTGTACCCGACGCAGCCGGACTAGAGTTTTGGACCACAGCTCTGAATGGCGGAAGTATCCCACCGGAGAGCTTCGTTCTAAACATTATCGGCGGTGCCCAAGGAGCAGATATTTCCTATCTTTCGAGTAAGACGGACCTTGGGGTCTACTTTTCAGCGATCAAAGGGATGTCGGACGTAAGCGACGCGCAAGAGGTTATGAGTGTTTTCGGCAATCAGGCGACCTCGAACCTTGCCGGGGCAAAGTTAGAAATTGACAGCCATTATGCAGATGCGATCTCCAGTTCTGACGGGGATTTCCTCTTTAGTTTGGTGGGAGTGGTTAGTGATCCGTTCGAGAGTTGGATATAA
- a CDS encoding Rap1a/Tai family immunity protein, translating to MKPVRKSTSILCAALVIVAFSPDRGAAEVGYKTIGDLRENCQFVSQKWEELDKQEMIQFTDCASFLKGVSELMMTMCRSNEVTVPPMLKADPNHTMRAIAQGFLNWADENPRRWSDPRQSGVYEAISSQFPCEN from the coding sequence ATGAAACCAGTTAGAAAGAGCACTTCTATCCTTTGTGCTGCCCTCGTAATAGTCGCCTTCTCTCCGGATCGCGGTGCCGCAGAGGTGGGGTATAAAACGATTGGCGATTTGAGGGAAAATTGCCAGTTTGTAAGCCAAAAATGGGAAGAACTAGACAAACAAGAAATGATACAGTTCACCGACTGTGCTAGTTTCCTGAAAGGTGTATCTGAATTGATGATGACAATGTGTCGGTCTAATGAAGTTACTGTTCCGCCAATGCTTAAGGCTGACCCAAACCACACCATGAGAGCGATCGCTCAGGGTTTCCTTAATTGGGCTGATGAGAATCCTAGAAGATGGTCCGATCCGCGCCAATCTGGAGTATACGAAGCAATAAGTTCGCAATTTCCATGCGAGAATTAA
- a CDS encoding tyrosine-type recombinase/integrase, with amino-acid sequence MAPSKKVRYLKIDRGRFFYQRRVPQKLHDLLDQKIWLRPCGDVPYSKAIQLVVTWAEEHDEFIAQMASLEARQVYARRQRLDVQEAFENAMGSEAADTPMYDLPLPFEELSTSSSADAAPDWRWAKFSLRELDAERDGDRPTRHMRTQLLARLHREAVSNGPSMPMEFPPFQAFKELLHRYSDAPNISSVSLGHKLPDPMGTEEYVEEMQKIHAAAFGAASPAPPTDPDERDEYDLIKLKLERRISELTPDPHTLTAVSEAYFTFNGIRPFTQAKYRRDIGRLAALVGDIPVKGVTTAHLKQLRDHLAPTMKAASLHAVFTPIKGLFKYAAQEEILDVNPASALVLPRDKRSIEERKRKKFDPEEACRIDEAISAVWGNPVYGLSDKRREALSQVVRALMFTGMRPIEILRLQPHDVEDHLIRVTDSKTESSTRIVPLHPELKSFPKWVREGGLSTFASVTSDPVGPVRHNFSRLIRTKLSPPILDDRKTLYSLRTTFVNAMRRAGADIQMRRAILGHKEAGAIRHYDDGPEFREKLEIIAKTDPRKPY; translated from the coding sequence ATGGCACCCTCAAAGAAGGTTCGATACCTAAAGATCGACCGTGGAAGATTCTTCTACCAGAGACGTGTTCCGCAGAAGCTACACGACCTTCTTGACCAAAAGATTTGGTTAAGGCCCTGCGGCGACGTACCCTACTCTAAGGCAATCCAGCTGGTTGTGACCTGGGCTGAAGAGCATGACGAATTCATAGCCCAGATGGCTTCTTTGGAAGCTAGGCAGGTTTACGCAAGAAGGCAAAGGCTCGATGTGCAGGAAGCATTTGAGAATGCTATGGGGAGTGAGGCTGCGGATACGCCCATGTATGACCTCCCTCTGCCATTCGAAGAATTGTCGACTAGCTCCAGCGCTGACGCCGCCCCAGATTGGCGATGGGCAAAATTTTCCCTCCGAGAATTAGACGCTGAGCGAGATGGGGATCGGCCAACCCGACACATGCGTACTCAGTTACTGGCGCGCCTCCATAGAGAGGCCGTCTCAAACGGACCAAGCATGCCGATGGAGTTTCCGCCTTTTCAAGCCTTCAAAGAGCTCCTGCACCGATATAGCGACGCCCCCAACATTAGCAGCGTGTCGCTTGGTCATAAGCTTCCTGATCCAATGGGGACAGAAGAGTACGTCGAAGAGATGCAGAAAATTCATGCGGCAGCTTTCGGTGCGGCATCACCTGCTCCGCCGACCGACCCGGATGAGCGGGATGAATACGATTTGATAAAATTGAAGCTAGAGAGAAGAATTTCAGAGCTGACCCCCGATCCCCATACGCTCACGGCGGTCTCTGAAGCGTACTTTACGTTTAACGGCATTAGACCGTTCACACAGGCGAAGTATCGCAGAGACATAGGACGGCTGGCAGCACTAGTGGGTGACATACCGGTCAAAGGGGTCACCACAGCGCACTTAAAGCAGCTTAGAGACCATCTAGCCCCGACGATGAAGGCTGCCTCGCTACATGCCGTATTCACCCCCATAAAGGGCCTTTTTAAGTACGCCGCCCAGGAAGAGATACTAGACGTCAACCCAGCTTCAGCACTTGTGCTTCCTCGAGATAAGAGGTCAATCGAAGAAAGAAAACGGAAGAAGTTTGACCCGGAGGAAGCTTGTCGGATCGACGAAGCGATTAGCGCAGTGTGGGGCAATCCAGTTTACGGGCTATCTGACAAAAGAAGGGAAGCCCTCTCTCAGGTTGTGCGAGCGCTGATGTTCACTGGCATGCGACCAATCGAAATTCTAAGATTGCAACCCCACGATGTAGAGGATCATCTAATCCGCGTTACAGACAGTAAGACTGAGAGCTCCACTCGTATTGTTCCCCTACATCCCGAACTTAAAAGTTTTCCGAAGTGGGTTCGCGAAGGTGGTCTTAGCACGTTTGCATCTGTCACATCGGACCCGGTAGGCCCAGTTCGGCACAACTTCAGCCGTCTAATCCGAACGAAATTATCACCGCCAATCCTGGATGACCGCAAAACCTTATATTCTTTGCGAACTACATTCGTAAACGCGATGCGGCGTGCTGGCGCAGATATACAGATGAGGCGCGCGATTCTCGGCCATAAGGAAGCGGGGGCTATCAGGCATTACGACGATGGCCCCGAGTTTAGAGAGAAGCTCGAAATTATTGCGAAAACCGATCCGAGGAAACCTTACTAA
- the lipB gene encoding lipoyl(octanoyl) transferase LipB, with amino-acid sequence MVEWIITDGLTDYRTAEAWMEARAAAIAAGEAEECIWLVEHPPLYTAGTSAKAEDLTDPERFPVYPTRRGGQYTYHGPGQRVAYVMLNVAARGRDVRCFVRQLENWVIATLGQFNLRGEIRPGRVGVWVQRPEKPAQADGSPAEDKIAAIGIRLRKWVSFHGISINVEPDLSHFGGIVPCGIADHGVTSLVDLGLPVTMDDVDLALRATFDDVFASDPVGSCDTAP; translated from the coding sequence ATGGTTGAATGGATCATCACCGACGGCTTGACCGATTACCGCACCGCCGAGGCGTGGATGGAAGCGCGCGCCGCCGCCATTGCAGCAGGCGAAGCCGAGGAATGCATCTGGTTGGTAGAGCACCCCCCGCTCTACACCGCCGGCACCTCGGCAAAGGCCGAAGACCTGACCGATCCGGAGCGTTTCCCGGTCTACCCCACCCGGCGCGGGGGGCAGTACACCTATCACGGGCCGGGCCAGCGCGTGGCCTATGTAATGCTGAACGTGGCCGCCCGTGGCCGCGATGTGCGTTGCTTCGTGCGCCAGCTAGAAAATTGGGTGATTGCCACACTAGGTCAGTTTAACCTGCGTGGAGAGATTCGCCCCGGCCGCGTCGGCGTCTGGGTACAACGCCCCGAAAAGCCCGCGCAGGCCGATGGCAGCCCCGCCGAAGACAAGATCGCCGCGATTGGAATCAGGCTGCGGAAATGGGTCAGCTTTCATGGCATCAGCATCAATGTCGAACCGGACCTCAGCCATTTTGGCGGCATTGTCCCTTGTGGTATTGCCGATCATGGGGTGACCTCCCTTGTCGATCTTGGCTTGCCTGTCACCATGGATGATGTCGATCTGGCCCTGCGCGCCACGTTCGATGATGTCTTTGCCAGCGATCCCGTCGGCAGCTGCGATACCGCCCCCTGA
- the ctaD gene encoding cytochrome c oxidase subunit I codes for MADAAIHGQDHHDDRGFFTRWFMSTNHKDIGILYLIVSAFVGLISVAFTVYMRLELMNPGVQYMCMEGARFIADSAAACTPNGHLWNVLITGHGILMMFFVVIPALFGGFGNYFMPLQIGAPDMAFPRMNNLSFWLYVAGTTLAVCSLLTPGGNGQLGSGVGWVLYPPLSVREAGMSMDFAIFAVHVSGASSILGAINMITTFLNMRAPGMTLFKVPLFAWSIFVTSWLILLSLPVLAGAITMLLMDRNFGFAFFDPAGGGDPILYQHILWFFGHPEVYIIILPGFGIISHVIATFSRKPVFGYLPMVWAIIAIGALGFVVWAHHMYTVGMTLNQQAYFMLATMVIAVPTGVKVFSWIATMWGGSIEFKTPMLWAFGFLFLFTVGGVTGIVLSQAAVDRAYHDTYYVVAHFHYVMSLGAVFAIFAGIYFYLPKMTGRMYPEWAGKLHFWMMFIGANLTFFPQHFLGRQGMPRRYIDYPEAFAYWNQWSSWGAFLSFASFLFFFGIMAYTLTRGARSTANNPWNEFADTLEWTLPSPPPEHTFEQLPKQEDWDKQHSH; via the coding sequence ATGGCAGACGCAGCCATTCACGGCCAAGATCACCACGACGACCGGGGGTTCTTCACCCGGTGGTTCATGTCCACCAACCACAAAGACATCGGTATTTTGTACCTGATCGTCTCGGCCTTCGTGGGTCTTATCTCGGTGGCATTCACCGTTTACATGCGCCTTGAGCTCATGAACCCCGGCGTTCAATACATGTGTATGGAAGGCGCGCGTTTCATCGCGGATAGCGCCGCTGCATGTACGCCCAATGGTCATCTGTGGAACGTGCTGATCACCGGCCACGGCATCCTGATGATGTTCTTCGTCGTGATTCCCGCCCTCTTCGGCGGTTTCGGCAACTACTTCATGCCGCTGCAGATCGGCGCGCCGGATATGGCGTTCCCACGCATGAACAACCTCAGCTTCTGGCTCTATGTCGCCGGTACAACGCTGGCGGTCTGCTCGCTGCTGACACCGGGCGGCAATGGCCAGCTGGGTTCCGGCGTGGGCTGGGTGCTCTACCCGCCGCTCTCGGTACGCGAAGCAGGCATGTCCATGGACTTCGCGATCTTCGCGGTTCACGTCTCGGGTGCCTCGTCGATCCTCGGCGCGATCAACATGATCACCACTTTCCTGAACATGCGTGCCCCCGGCATGACCCTGTTCAAAGTGCCGCTCTTTGCATGGTCGATCTTCGTTACAAGCTGGCTGATCCTTCTGTCCTTGCCGGTTCTGGCGGGCGCGATCACCATGCTGTTGATGGACCGTAACTTTGGCTTTGCGTTCTTCGATCCCGCAGGCGGTGGTGACCCGATCCTCTACCAGCACATCCTGTGGTTCTTTGGTCACCCCGAAGTTTACATCATCATCCTGCCGGGCTTTGGCATCATCTCCCACGTGATTGCGACCTTCTCGCGCAAACCGGTCTTCGGCTACCTGCCGATGGTCTGGGCGATCATCGCGATTGGTGCTCTGGGCTTCGTCGTTTGGGCGCACCACATGTACACCGTGGGCATGACCCTGAACCAGCAGGCCTACTTCATGCTGGCCACCATGGTCATCGCGGTGCCAACAGGGGTGAAGGTCTTCAGCTGGATCGCCACCATGTGGGGCGGCTCTATCGAGTTCAAAACACCGATGCTCTGGGCCTTTGGCTTCCTGTTCCTCTTTACTGTTGGTGGCGTCACCGGCATCGTACTGAGCCAGGCCGCTGTGGACCGTGCCTATCACGACACCTATTACGTCGTGGCACACTTCCACTACGTGATGTCCCTCGGCGCGGTCTTCGCCATCTTCGCAGGTATCTACTTCTACCTGCCTAAGATGACAGGCCGTATGTACCCCGAATGGGCCGGCAAACTGCACTTCTGGATGATGTTCATCGGTGCCAACCTGACCTTCTTCCCGCAGCACTTCTTGGGCCGTCAGGGCATGCCACGCCGCTACATCGACTACCCAGAGGCCTTCGCCTATTGGAACCAGTGGTCGAGCTGGGGTGCTTTCCTGAGCTTCGCGTCCTTCCTGTTCTTCTTCGGGATCATGGCCTACACGCTGACACGCGGCGCCCGCTCCACGGCGAACAACCCATGGAACGAGTTTGCGGACACGCTGGAATGGACCCTGCCCAGCCCGCCGCCCGAGCACACGTTCGAGCAGCTTCCAAAGCAGGAAGACTGGGACAAGCAGCACAGCCACTAA
- a CDS encoding MAPEG family protein: MSLTLTPIYAALCALVFLGLSWHVIAYRRANRISLGDTGDKALLKRMRAQANAAEYMPIALILLALIEASGAPALAVHTLGLALLTGRILHPLGFAATPQKFILRQIGMILTLAMIALSALGLLAHSLF; encoded by the coding sequence ATGTCTCTCACCCTCACCCCAATCTACGCCGCCCTCTGCGCGCTGGTTTTCCTAGGCCTCAGCTGGCATGTCATCGCCTACCGCCGCGCCAATCGCATCTCTCTAGGCGATACCGGAGACAAGGCGCTGCTCAAACGCATGCGCGCCCAGGCCAACGCAGCAGAATATATGCCTATCGCGCTGATCCTACTGGCCCTGATCGAAGCCAGCGGCGCACCGGCACTGGCGGTCCACACCTTAGGCCTCGCGCTGCTCACGGGCCGCATCCTGCACCCCTTAGGCTTTGCAGCGACCCCGCAAAAATTCATCCTGCGCCAGATCGGCATGATCCTAACCCTCGCCATGATCGCCCTTTCGGCGCTTGGCCTACTGGCCCATTCCCTCTTCTAA
- a CDS encoding adenylate/guanylate cyclase domain-containing protein has product MKPSPVTKYLSSVFSDALTSAKSDREFFYSVQLQFSRISAIPTGLMFLVFLIWDYSLVPHLAEYFIPLRFVYFFVTVIGFFIFLHIKPSFLVGHFLTVPVGMLSVAITEYLVSIYGLSTYSAVTGPVLIIFVGTTLFLLTPLQTLMLTFGVFGLRLGNLVYLDAEFITFFTSVYYIGLSGFTALFFSVLAQHLMSEVYRSKIAQVEQIRGTEALLLRILPEHVLEEFRKSGEHVAAGRTDASVFFADLVGFTNLTEKVSPGHLIELISELFGQIDRDAKRLGITRVKTIGDSYMAASGLTGEGIAEIIKMLKFATCVRDTVASFSASHGLELGVRIGVATGSAVTGVLSSEYLTFDVWGDTVNLASRLESSCPVGRIQISEATFWRIRSDFRLDALQSVELKSFGERQTYVFEDDFYVPESVLEKYGVN; this is encoded by the coding sequence ATGAAGCCTTCTCCTGTTACAAAGTACCTTTCGAGTGTTTTCAGCGATGCCCTGACATCTGCAAAAAGCGATCGTGAGTTCTTCTATTCTGTCCAATTGCAATTTTCAAGAATCTCAGCGATACCTACTGGATTGATGTTTCTCGTTTTTCTAATTTGGGACTATAGCTTGGTTCCGCACTTAGCGGAATACTTCATACCTCTTCGTTTCGTATATTTCTTCGTTACTGTAATAGGCTTTTTTATCTTTTTGCATATCAAACCCAGTTTCCTGGTTGGGCACTTTTTGACCGTCCCAGTGGGCATGCTGTCAGTGGCTATTACCGAGTACTTGGTTAGCATTTACGGACTGAGCACTTATTCGGCTGTAACTGGGCCCGTACTGATCATTTTTGTTGGTACAACACTATTTTTGCTTACGCCGTTACAAACACTCATGCTGACTTTCGGCGTATTCGGACTAAGGTTGGGCAACTTAGTATACCTAGATGCAGAGTTCATCACCTTTTTCACAAGTGTATATTATATTGGGCTCTCCGGCTTTACGGCTCTGTTTTTCTCCGTCTTAGCGCAACACTTGATGAGTGAAGTTTACAGGAGCAAGATTGCCCAGGTTGAGCAAATCAGGGGAACTGAGGCACTACTCCTGAGGATCTTGCCCGAACATGTACTCGAAGAGTTTCGTAAAAGCGGCGAGCACGTTGCTGCTGGACGAACTGACGCTTCAGTTTTTTTCGCGGACTTGGTTGGTTTCACTAATCTAACAGAAAAAGTTTCGCCGGGTCATCTGATTGAGCTTATCAGTGAACTATTTGGACAAATAGACAGGGATGCGAAGAGGCTAGGAATTACCCGAGTTAAGACAATCGGAGACTCTTATATGGCGGCATCCGGTTTGACCGGTGAGGGTATTGCAGAGATCATCAAAATGCTCAAGTTTGCAACTTGTGTGCGCGATACCGTTGCTTCGTTTTCAGCTTCACATGGATTAGAGCTAGGTGTCCGTATCGGAGTAGCTACGGGCAGCGCGGTGACTGGTGTTCTTAGCAGTGAGTATCTTACTTTTGATGTTTGGGGGGATACGGTTAACTTGGCAAGTAGGTTAGAATCCAGCTGCCCTGTAGGCCGGATTCAGATATCTGAAGCAACGTTTTGGAGGATTAGGTCAGACTTTCGTCTAGACGCGCTCCAAAGCGTCGAACTAAAGAGTTTTGGTGAAAGACAGACATACGTCTTCGAAGACGACTTCTATGTTCCAGAAAGCGTGCTTGAAAAGTATGGTGTCAACTAG
- a CDS encoding DsbA family oxidoreductase, translating to MPADSTAPDQTNSQADPTDAPTVQIDIVSDVMCPWCIVGYKQLEQALGSVGVGAYIRWHPFELNPQMPAEGQNMAEHLAEKYGSTPAQSVENRKRLSDMGRDLGFTFNFSDETRMQNTFAAHQLLTWAQSKGLQHPLKMALFDAHFTQGRNVNDTDVLADVAATAGLDRAEALEVLNSGSLAEPTREAQEFWTSRGISGVPSMVFEGKYLVTGAQGADNYAQMLRKVLEERDAAA from the coding sequence ATGCCCGCAGACAGCACCGCCCCCGATCAGACCAACTCCCAAGCAGATCCAACCGATGCCCCCACCGTGCAAATTGACATTGTGTCGGATGTCATGTGCCCATGGTGCATCGTTGGCTACAAGCAGTTGGAACAGGCGCTCGGGTCAGTGGGTGTTGGCGCCTACATCCGCTGGCATCCTTTCGAGTTGAACCCTCAGATGCCCGCCGAAGGTCAGAACATGGCCGAGCATCTGGCCGAGAAATACGGCTCCACCCCTGCGCAGTCGGTCGAGAATCGCAAGCGCCTGTCCGATATGGGCCGCGATCTGGGCTTTACCTTTAATTTTTCTGATGAAACCCGGATGCAAAATACCTTCGCAGCGCATCAGTTGCTGACATGGGCGCAATCCAAAGGCTTGCAGCACCCGCTGAAGATGGCCCTTTTCGACGCGCATTTCACTCAAGGTCGCAATGTGAATGACACCGACGTGCTGGCCGATGTTGCCGCAACCGCTGGTCTCGACCGCGCAGAAGCGTTGGAGGTTCTGAACAGCGGCAGCTTGGCCGAACCAACCCGCGAAGCGCAGGAATTCTGGACCTCGCGCGGAATTTCCGGCGTGCCCTCGATGGTATTTGAGGGGAAATACCTCGTCACCGGCGCGCAGGGGGCCGATAACTATGCCCAAATGCTGCGCAAGGTTCTCGAAGAGCGCGACGCCGCCGCGTAA
- a CDS encoding recombinase family protein: MHQTILYARVSTTDQTAEHQLSHAKNAGFKIDRVITDDGISGVAIPFRDRLEARRLFDILRAGDVLVVRWVDRLGRNYDDVTTTIRTFMRKGVIIRTVINNFTFDGSTTDPVQKAVRDALIAFMAATAQAQAEATKEAQKAGILHAKFDSSKYRGKKPSFDQATFEQVQRLLELGSCSISSIARDCGLSRQTVLRIRDHPENAQKALNRWSVSKPQI; encoded by the coding sequence ATGCATCAAACAATTCTCTACGCCCGAGTATCAACCACCGATCAAACCGCTGAACATCAACTGTCCCATGCAAAGAACGCGGGATTTAAGATTGACCGCGTCATTACTGATGACGGTATAAGCGGAGTTGCCATCCCCTTCCGCGACCGGCTTGAAGCTAGGCGACTGTTCGACATACTGCGGGCCGGCGACGTGCTGGTCGTTCGATGGGTGGACCGACTAGGCCGCAACTATGATGACGTTACTACGACGATACGTACCTTTATGCGAAAGGGAGTAATCATCCGGACTGTTATCAACAACTTTACATTTGATGGCTCTACGACAGACCCAGTTCAGAAGGCCGTTAGAGATGCGCTCATCGCCTTCATGGCAGCAACCGCACAGGCTCAGGCAGAAGCTACCAAAGAAGCCCAGAAAGCTGGCATCCTTCACGCGAAATTCGACAGCAGCAAGTATCGAGGGAAAAAGCCAAGCTTTGATCAGGCAACGTTCGAGCAGGTACAGAGGCTCCTAGAGCTGGGAAGCTGTTCTATCAGCAGCATTGCACGAGACTGCGGTCTTTCACGCCAGACCGTCTTGAGAATTAGGGATCATCCCGAAAACGCACAGAAAGCGCTTAACAGGTGGTCTGTCAGCAAACCCCAAATTTAG
- a CDS encoding uracil-DNA glycosylase family protein — protein MNYAEKVSDHHLERFMSEFWGYGVFSAPIWMVGMEEACGERDFVKRISTWQLRGEQPLEDLATYHDDLGYPEHFLPGARLQRTWSKLIRAYLAANGCQTDVDNARQFQISSIGRSDQPAVQTCLIELMPLPSPSTKKWLVKNHTDLGYLQRRKDYFKRVAPRRVERLKELINKHQPKAVVFYGLGYRAQWEQVAGKMSSHPKNPRTLYTRSEGTMFFAMPHPVSHGVTNHSYIKLGDTLRDNICTQAKSR, from the coding sequence TTGAACTATGCCGAAAAAGTTTCGGACCACCACCTTGAGCGGTTCATGTCAGAGTTTTGGGGTTACGGTGTGTTCAGTGCCCCGATTTGGATGGTAGGAATGGAAGAGGCTTGTGGTGAGCGCGACTTCGTTAAAAGGATATCGACGTGGCAGCTGCGCGGCGAGCAACCCTTGGAAGACCTGGCAACTTACCATGACGACCTCGGCTATCCTGAGCATTTTCTGCCCGGAGCCAGACTTCAGCGAACGTGGTCAAAACTGATACGGGCTTACTTGGCTGCGAATGGTTGTCAGACGGATGTGGACAATGCCCGTCAATTTCAAATCAGTTCAATAGGCCGTTCTGATCAGCCAGCAGTCCAAACTTGTTTGATCGAACTTATGCCTCTCCCATCACCCTCGACAAAAAAATGGCTTGTCAAGAACCATACTGATCTCGGATATCTGCAACGACGCAAAGATTATTTTAAGCGCGTGGCTCCCCGACGAGTTGAACGACTTAAAGAACTCATAAACAAACACCAACCCAAAGCGGTAGTGTTTTATGGGCTAGGGTATCGCGCCCAGTGGGAGCAGGTAGCAGGAAAGATGTCTTCCCATCCAAAGAACCCGCGAACGTTATATACTCGAAGCGAAGGCACAATGTTTTTTGCGATGCCACATCCAGTATCGCATGGCGTGACTAACCACAGTTATATTAAGCTGGGCGACACTCTAAGGGACAACATCTGTACGCAGGCTAAAAGCCGCTAA
- the rlmB gene encoding 23S rRNA (guanosine(2251)-2'-O)-methyltransferase RlmB: protein MKKPKWVVQKEQDKKADAAQTVWLFGLHAVRDALMNPNREKLQLMVTPNAQAKLEDAIAEAGIAPEVVDPRKFRPPLDPNSVHQGAVLEVKPLNWGGLEDVAIGDTAPRLLLLDRVTDPHNVGAILRSAEVLGASAVIGTKHHSAPETGALAKTASGALERQPYLRVRNLADAIRALQGMGYLVLGLDGEATQTIETAVEGRRDRPVALVLGAEGPGLREKTRETVDALVRIDAAGGFGSLNVSNAAAIALYASRVGG, encoded by the coding sequence ATGAAGAAACCCAAATGGGTCGTGCAAAAAGAGCAGGACAAAAAGGCCGATGCGGCGCAGACAGTTTGGCTTTTTGGCCTGCATGCGGTGCGCGATGCGTTGATGAACCCTAACCGCGAAAAACTGCAGTTGATGGTCACGCCGAATGCGCAAGCAAAGCTCGAAGATGCCATTGCCGAGGCGGGAATCGCGCCCGAAGTCGTGGACCCGCGCAAGTTCCGCCCGCCGCTTGATCCGAACTCCGTGCACCAAGGCGCGGTGTTGGAGGTGAAGCCGCTGAACTGGGGCGGGTTGGAGGATGTCGCCATCGGTGACACCGCGCCGCGCCTGTTGCTGCTGGACCGGGTGACCGATCCGCATAACGTGGGGGCGATTTTGCGCTCGGCTGAGGTTTTGGGTGCGTCTGCGGTGATCGGCACCAAACATCATTCGGCACCCGAGACAGGTGCCTTGGCCAAGACCGCCAGCGGCGCGTTGGAGCGTCAGCCCTACCTGCGGGTGCGCAACCTTGCCGACGCAATCCGCGCGTTGCAGGGCATGGGGTATCTGGTGCTGGGGCTTGACGGTGAGGCGACGCAGACCATCGAAACCGCCGTAGAGGGCCGCCGGGATCGCCCTGTGGCGCTGGTCCTTGGCGCCGAAGGCCCAGGGCTGAGAGAGAAGACACGCGAGACGGTTGACGCATTGGTGCGGATCGACGCGGCGGGGGGGTTTGGCTCCCTCAACGTGTCCAACGCGGCGGCCATTGCCCTTTACGCCAGTCGGGTTGGCGGCTGA